The Pseudomonas triclosanedens genome has a window encoding:
- a CDS encoding succinate dehydrogenase iron-sulfur subunit produces the protein MLQVSVYRYNPEKDAAPYMQDFQVDTDGKDVMVLDVLALIKEQDEGFSYRRSCREGVCGSDGMNINGKNGLACITPLSAAGLKGGKLVLRPLPGLPVIRDLVVDMRIFYRQYESVKPFLQNKYAAPAIERLQSPEEREKLDGLYECILCACCSTSCPSFWWNPDKFLGPAALLQAYRFLADSRDTETQARLASLDDPFSVFRCRGIMNCVNVCPKGLNPTKAIGHIRNMLLQSGT, from the coding sequence ATGTTGCAAGTAAGTGTTTACCGCTACAACCCTGAGAAGGACGCTGCACCCTACATGCAGGACTTCCAGGTCGATACCGACGGCAAGGACGTAATGGTCCTCGACGTACTGGCGCTGATCAAGGAGCAGGACGAGGGCTTCTCCTACCGTCGCTCCTGCCGTGAAGGCGTGTGCGGCTCCGACGGCATGAACATCAACGGCAAGAACGGCCTGGCCTGCATCACCCCCCTGTCGGCCGCTGGCCTGAAGGGTGGCAAGCTGGTTCTGCGTCCGCTGCCGGGCCTGCCGGTCATTCGTGACCTGGTCGTCGATATGCGCATCTTCTACAGACAGTACGAGAGCGTTAAGCCGTTCCTGCAGAACAAGTACGCGGCCCCGGCCATCGAACGTCTGCAAAGCCCGGAAGAGCGCGAGAAGCTGGATGGTCTGTACGAGTGCATCCTGTGCGCCTGCTGCTCGACCTCCTGTCCGTCGTTCTGGTGGAACCCGGACAAGTTCCTGGGCCCCGCCGCGCTGCTGCAGGCCTACCGCTTCCTGGCCGATAGTCGCGATACCGAAACTCAGGCACGCCTGGCGAGCCTGGATGACCCGTTCAGCGTCTTCCGCTGCCGCGGGATCATGAACTGCGTGAACGTCTGCCCGAAGGGGCTGAACCCCACCAAGGCAATCGGTCACATCCGTAACATGCTGCTGCAGAGCGGCACTTGA